A genome region from Euphorbia lathyris chromosome 4, ddEupLath1.1, whole genome shotgun sequence includes the following:
- the LOC136227931 gene encoding small ribosomal subunit protein eS17x-like — translation MGRVRTKTVKKSSRQVIERYYSKMTLDFHTNKKILEEVAIIPSKRLRNKIAGFSTHLMKRIQKGPVRGISLKLQEEERERRMDFVPEESAIKIDEIKVDKETLDMLAALGMSDVPGLVEVEPQPLIAPQGFGRGAAGGFGRRAN, via the coding sequence ATGGGTCGTGTTCGCACCAAGACAGTGAAGAAGTCCTCACGCCAGGTCATTGAGAGGTACTACTCGAAAATGACCTTGGACTTCCATACCAATAAAAAGATTTTAGAAGAGGTTGCCATTATCCCATCAAAGAGGTTGCGCAATAAGATTGCTGGATTCTCCACCCATCTTATGAAACGTATCCAAAAGGGTCCAGTTCGTGGAATTTCATTGAAGTTGCAGGAGGAGGAGCGTGAGCGTCGTATGGATTTCGTACCTGAAGAGTCTGCTATTAAGATTGATGAGATTAAGGTTGATAAGGAGACACTTGACATGCTTGCTGCTCTTGGGATGTCAGATGTTCCAGGGCTTGTTGAAGTTGAACCACAACCTTTGATTGCCCCTCAGGGATTTGGTAGGGGAGCAGCTGGTGGATTTGGGAGGAGGgctaactaa